The Thunnus thynnus chromosome 22, fThuThy2.1, whole genome shotgun sequence genome includes a window with the following:
- the LOC137174972 gene encoding ladderlectin-like, with translation MKMLTVAALMCTIMALTTADDPAEAKSENDQTVSSVETDLVKRTYGCSYGWRRLCGRCFRYVARPLRWAQAEKNCQAMGGNLASVHNYREYRSIQRLIVHRCHRYREIWLGGHDGEEERAWLWSNGRRFNYRNWCRGEPNNSRGSQHCLTMNHTVRRCWDDDHCNKRKPSVCVKRRY, from the exons ATGAAGATGCTGACTGTGGCTGCACTTATGTGCACCATTATGGCTTTGACTACAGCTGATG ATCCTGCAGAAGCCAAATCCGAAAATGACCAAACAG TGTCCTCAGTAGAGACAGACCTGGTCAAAAGGACATATGGGTGTTCCTATGGTTGGAGAAGGCTCTGTGGCCGCTGTTTCCGCTACGTTGCAAGACCATTGCGTTGGGCTCAAGCTGAG AAAAACTGCCAGGCCATGGGTGGAAACCTTGCATCAGTACATAACTATCGGGAGTACCGTAGCATTCAGAGGCTGATCGTTCATCGCTGTCACCGCTATAGAGAGATATGGCTCGGAGGCCATGATGGAGAAGAg GAGAGAGCTTGGCTGTGGAGTAATGGTAGGCGATTCAACTATCGGAACTGGTGTCGTGGAGAGCCCAATAACAGCCGTGGCAGTCAGCACTGTCTAACAATGAATCATACAG TCCGAAGGTGCTGGGATGATGATCACTGCAACAAACGAAAACCATCTGTCTGTGTCAAGAGGCGCTACTGA